In Bosea vestrisii, the following are encoded in one genomic region:
- the nth gene encoding endonuclease III: MPVPNSAKRRSPPPKRITDPKPRSAAEIYEIFSRFRQQRPEPKGELDYINAFTLLVAVVLSAQATDAGVNKATKKLFELADTPQKMLALGEDQVRELIKTIGLYRNKAKNVIALSEKLIAEFGSEVPTAREALESLPGVGRKTANVVLNIAFGEITHAVDTHVFRVANRLRIAPGKNVLQVELGLEKAVPAEFGRHAHHWLILHGRYTCKALRPACEACVVADLCDSADKRVA, encoded by the coding sequence ATGCCCGTGCCGAACAGTGCGAAACGCCGCAGCCCGCCGCCCAAACGGATCACAGATCCTAAGCCGCGCAGCGCCGCCGAGATCTACGAGATCTTCAGCCGTTTCCGGCAGCAAAGGCCCGAGCCCAAGGGCGAGCTCGACTATATCAACGCCTTCACGCTTCTGGTCGCCGTCGTGCTCTCGGCGCAGGCGACCGATGCCGGCGTCAACAAGGCGACGAAGAAGCTGTTCGAGCTCGCCGATACGCCTCAAAAAATGCTCGCCCTCGGCGAAGACCAGGTGCGCGAACTGATCAAGACGATCGGGCTCTACCGCAACAAGGCGAAGAACGTCATCGCGCTCAGCGAGAAGCTGATCGCCGAGTTCGGGAGCGAGGTCCCGACCGCGCGCGAGGCGCTGGAGAGCCTGCCCGGCGTCGGCCGCAAGACCGCAAATGTCGTGCTCAACATCGCCTTCGGCGAGATCACCCACGCGGTCGACACCCATGTCTTCCGCGTCGCCAACCGCCTGCGCATCGCACCCGGCAAGAATGTGCTGCAGGTCGAGCTCGGGCTGGAAAAGGCGGTGCCGGCTGAGTTCGGCCGGCACGCGCATCACTGGCTGATCCTGCACGGGCGCTACACCTGCAAGGCGCTGCGTCCGGCTTGCGAAGCTTGCGTCGTCGCCGATCTCTGCGATTCCGCCGACAAGCGGGTCGCCTGA
- a CDS encoding DUF2244 domain-containing protein codes for MTLGKPESDVAAEAAERPVFDATITPHRSLGQDGFRIVMTLVCLVSVAASIPFMVLGAWPVAGFFGLDAIALFIAFKANFNAARAFERIVVTPLEVLLRKVSHHGRENIWRSNPTWTKIEREDDEDYGLLALSLVSRGQRTVVASALSPQEREGFAQALGTALAKAKRGPDFEPA; via the coding sequence ATGACCTTGGGCAAGCCCGAATCCGACGTTGCAGCCGAAGCGGCCGAACGGCCGGTCTTCGACGCGACGATCACGCCGCATCGCTCGCTCGGTCAGGACGGCTTCCGCATCGTGATGACCTTGGTCTGCCTGGTCAGCGTCGCGGCTTCGATTCCCTTCATGGTGCTCGGCGCCTGGCCGGTCGCCGGCTTCTTCGGTCTCGACGCCATCGCGCTGTTCATCGCCTTCAAGGCCAATTTCAACGCAGCACGCGCCTTCGAACGCATCGTCGTGACACCGCTCGAGGTGCTGCTGCGCAAGGTCTCGCATCATGGCCGCGAGAACATTTGGCGCTCGAATCCCACCTGGACGAAGATCGAGCGCGAGGATGACGAGGATTACGGCCTGCTCGCGCTTTCGCTGGTCTCGCGTGGGCAGCGCACCGTGGTTGCTTCCGCGCTCTCGCCGCAGGAACGCGAAGGCTTTGCGCAGGCGCTCGGCACCGCGCTCGCCAAGGCCAAGCGCGGCCCGGACTTCGAACCAGCCTGA
- a CDS encoding Bug family tripartite tricarboxylate transporter substrate binding protein, with the protein MTITRRHLCSLITAAAASTCLPELARAQAAFPDRPMKLLVPYAAGGGTDAIARLVAQGVGERLGQSLVVENNGSAGGNLATAQAAAASPDGYTVLMANQGPMVVNPHLFKNVRVDPLTAFDPLTLISAAPLVVVVSSNSPHKTLAELVGQAQKNPGKLTYGSAGNGSASHLATVLLAQTAQFEAVHVPYRGAGPALTDLLAGNSDFMITTVPSVLGLIHGGKVRALAVTGKARAKLFPEVPSVAESGWADYEATAWYGFVVPKGTPKEVAVKLRQATVEAINSPIIRERLQNEGAEPIGNKPEEFAAMMEAESRRWAGIIKQARLAIN; encoded by the coding sequence ATGACGATCACGCGCCGCCATCTCTGCAGCCTGATCACGGCCGCCGCGGCCAGCACCTGCCTGCCTGAACTCGCGCGCGCCCAAGCCGCCTTCCCGGATCGGCCGATGAAGCTGCTCGTGCCCTATGCCGCCGGCGGCGGCACGGATGCGATCGCGCGCCTCGTCGCGCAGGGTGTCGGTGAGCGGCTGGGCCAATCGCTGGTCGTCGAGAACAACGGTTCGGCCGGCGGCAATCTCGCCACTGCCCAAGCGGCTGCAGCCTCGCCCGACGGTTATACCGTGCTGATGGCCAACCAAGGCCCGATGGTGGTCAACCCGCATCTGTTCAAGAATGTCCGGGTCGATCCGCTCACCGCCTTCGACCCGCTGACGCTGATCTCTGCGGCACCGCTCGTCGTGGTCGTCTCGTCGAACTCGCCGCACAAGACCCTGGCCGAGCTCGTCGGCCAGGCCCAGAAGAACCCGGGCAAGCTGACCTATGGCTCGGCCGGCAACGGTTCCGCCAGCCATCTGGCGACGGTGCTGCTGGCGCAGACGGCGCAATTCGAGGCCGTGCACGTGCCCTATCGCGGCGCCGGACCGGCGCTGACCGATCTGCTCGCCGGCAATAGCGACTTCATGATCACCACCGTGCCGTCGGTGCTCGGGTTGATCCATGGCGGCAAGGTCAGGGCGCTGGCGGTGACCGGCAAGGCGCGAGCCAAACTCTTCCCGGAAGTCCCGTCGGTGGCCGAGAGCGGTTGGGCGGATTACGAGGCGACGGCCTGGTACGGCTTCGTCGTGCCCAAGGGCACGCCGAAGGAGGTTGCCGTCAAGCTGAGACAGGCCACGGTCGAGGCCATCAACAGCCCGATCATCCGCGAGCGCCTGCAGAACGAGGGCGCCGAGCCGATCGGCAACAAGCCCGAGGAGTTCGCCGCGATGATGGAAGCTGAATCGCGCCGCTGGGCCGGGATCATCAAGCAGGCCCGCCTCGCCATCAACTGA